TCTACTACTATTGGTAAGATCAATGGAAAAAAGATCGACTTCCTTGATTTTGACCGTAAAGTAAAGAGCCAGGAAGAAATGTATAAACAACAAGGGTACGATATGGGTGAAGCCGGTCGTCAGCAGGTGTTGGAAAGTGTTTGGGAAGGTGAAATTTCTCAGCAGTTGATGCAAGACCAATTTGATGAGCTGGGTATGACCATTGGTAAAAAAGAGTTGACCGACATGTTGTTTGGTAATAACCCACCCCAAGATCTGAAACAACGTTTTACAGATCCAAATACTGGTGTGTATAATGCTGCAGCCGCACAACAAGCTATTAATGAATTAAGAAAGAGTGCAAAGCCAGAAGACAAAGCCCAATTCAATGAATACCTGGGTAGTTTGGAATTTGGCCGTATGGTGGAGAAGTATACCTCTTTATTAACTAATAGTACCTACTTCCCTAAATGGTTTGTAGAAAAGCAAAATGTAGATAATAGTTTATTAGGTAGCGCTTCTTTTGTTACTGTTCCTTATGCTTCAATTGTTGATAGCGCTGTGAAAGTGAGTGATGATGATATTAAAAAATACATCAACGAGCATAAAAAGGATTTTGAACAAAAAGATGAAACTCGTTCTATTAATTATGTAGTGTTCAGTGCAGCACCTACTGCTGCTGATACAGCTGCTACATTAGCTCAAGTAGAAGCGTTGAAAGCACAATTTGCTTCAGCTACTGACCCTGGTTCATTTGTAACACAGCAAGGATCTACTATTCCTTATTATGATGCTTATGTTGGTAAGTCAAAAATTCAGGTACCTAATAAAGATACCATCGTTGCCCTGCCTAAAGGTGCTGTGTATGGGCCTTACCAGGATGCTTCCAGCTTTGTAGTGGCAAGAATGGTTGATGAAAAAGTAATGCCGGATTCAGCGAAAGTGCGTCACATTCTAGTTCAAACGCACAACCCTCAAACTGGCCAGGTAATGTTAGATGATAGCACAGCGAAAAAGCGTATTGACTCAATATTCCTAGCTCTTAAAGGTGGTGCCAATTTCGACACTTTGGTTGCACGTTTCTCAGATGACGCTGGCAGCAAAGAAAACGGTGGTCTTTACGATTACTTCCCACAGGGAAAAATGGTAAAAGCATTTAACGATTTTGCTTTTGAAAAGCCAGTAGGTTCTCGTGAAATAGTAAAAACAGAATTTGGTTATCACCTGATTGAAGTATTAGGGCAAAAAGGTCAGGAACCTCATTATAAAATTGCTTACCTGTCTAAAGCAATTGTTCCAAGTTCTGAAACAGATGCAGCTGCTGCCAATGCTGCTAACCAGTTTGCTGGTGAAAGCACAAACTTGAAAGCATTCAATGCTAATTATGATAAAAACCTGAAAGCAAAAGGTATCAATAAACTGGTAGCTCAGGATATCCGTCCAATGGATTATCAAATTACAGGTGTAGGTGCAAGCCGCCAAATGGTGAAGGCTATTTTTGAAGCTGACAAAGGTGATGTGATCCAGCCAGAGCGTATAGGTGATAATTATGTAGTAGCTGTAGTAACAGACGTAAACGAAGCAGGTGTACAAAGCGTAAACCATGCACGTGCCACTGTAGAACCTATTTTGCGCAATCAAAAGAAAGCAGCCCAGATCAAACAGCGCTTAGGCAATGTTACTACGCTGGAAACTGCTTCTACGGTATTGGGTCAACCAATCCAAAATGTTGATAGCTTACATTTTGCAGGACCAAACAGTGCACTGGGCTTTGAAAGCAAAGTAATTGGTGCCGTATTCAATGCAGCTAACAAGGGTAAAGTAGTAGCTGATGCTATTGAAGGTCAGTCAGGTGTGTTTATAGTACGTGTAAACAACACAGCTACTGCGCCAATTGGTAATGCTAACGTAGATGAGCAGCGCCGTATGATGGTGATGCAAGCACGTCAGGCAATGATGTACCGCTCGCCAATTGAAGCCTTGAAGCAAAATGCTGATATTAAAGACAACCGCGCTAAGTTTTATTAAGAACTGGCAGTAAGATTAATAGAAAAAGCACCCCACATGGGGTGCTTTTTTATTTGGGTAAATAAACTGATAGCTGAGCTTTGGTTATTAAAAGCCCATTAGATTATGGTTATTGCAGAATTATAGGTATGCATAACAGCTATGTTTGTAAAGAAGCAGGCTGAGTTTCTTCACAAATCGTTGGTGCCCGGCTACAAATGGTTCTATTACCTTTGTAGTATGAGTGACCTGATTGTGAATAAAGTAGCTAATAGTGGTCTGATTACACTAGACCTGGAAACCTATTTTCCCAAGGAAGCTATTATTCCTTTTGATTTGAAGGCTCACCTTTTTATGGGGTTGATCCTAAAAGAGAAGGAGTTTAGGGAAGCATTGAAAGCTACGGACTGGCAACAATATGCCGATAAATACGTGACTGTTATGTGTAGTGCAGATGCCATTATTCCCATGTGGGCTTATATGTTGGTAAGTTCTTATCTGCAACCAGTGGCTAAAGACGTCTACGTAGGAACAGTAGCCGA
This genomic interval from Flavisolibacter tropicus contains the following:
- a CDS encoding peptidylprolyl isomerase, whose amino-acid sequence is MSVIQQIRDKYARWAVVAIAVSLLGFIMMDAFSGRSGFGRNSTTIGKINGKKIDFLDFDRKVKSQEEMYKQQGYDMGEAGRQQVLESVWEGEISQQLMQDQFDELGMTIGKKELTDMLFGNNPPQDLKQRFTDPNTGVYNAAAAQQAINELRKSAKPEDKAQFNEYLGSLEFGRMVEKYTSLLTNSTYFPKWFVEKQNVDNSLLGSASFVTVPYASIVDSAVKVSDDDIKKYINEHKKDFEQKDETRSINYVVFSAAPTAADTAATLAQVEALKAQFASATDPGSFVTQQGSTIPYYDAYVGKSKIQVPNKDTIVALPKGAVYGPYQDASSFVVARMVDEKVMPDSAKVRHILVQTHNPQTGQVMLDDSTAKKRIDSIFLALKGGANFDTLVARFSDDAGSKENGGLYDYFPQGKMVKAFNDFAFEKPVGSREIVKTEFGYHLIEVLGQKGQEPHYKIAYLSKAIVPSSETDAAAANAANQFAGESTNLKAFNANYDKNLKAKGINKLVAQDIRPMDYQITGVGASRQMVKAIFEADKGDVIQPERIGDNYVVAVVTDVNEAGVQSVNHARATVEPILRNQKKAAQIKQRLGNVTTLETASTVLGQPIQNVDSLHFAGPNSALGFESKVIGAVFNAANKGKVVADAIEGQSGVFIVRVNNTATAPIGNANVDEQRRMMVMQARQAMMYRSPIEALKQNADIKDNRAKFY
- a CDS encoding DUF2480 family protein — encoded protein: MSDLIVNKVANSGLITLDLETYFPKEAIIPFDLKAHLFMGLILKEKEFREALKATDWQQYADKYVTVMCSADAIIPMWAYMLVSSYLQPVAKDVYVGTVAEMQKHLFLKNLNAIAVQEFQDQRVVVKGCGDVAIDSYAYGEITKLLVPVVKSIMYGEPCSTVPVYKKK